A single window of Larus michahellis chromosome 17, bLarMic1.1, whole genome shotgun sequence DNA harbors:
- the LOC141732451 gene encoding olfactory receptor 14J1-like gives MSNGSSITHFLLLAFADTRELQLLHFWLFLAIYLTALLGNGLIITAVACDHRLHTPMYFFLLNLALLDLGCISTTLPKAMANSLWNTRAISYSGCAAQLFLFLLLISSEYYLLTVMAYDRYVAICKPLHYGSLLGSRACVHMAAAAWGSGFLNALLHTANTFSIPLCQGNALDQFFCEIPQILKLSCSDSDYLREVGLLVFAAFFSFACFLFIVVSYVQIFRAVLRIPSEQGRHKAFSTCLPHLAVVSLFLSTAVFSYLKPPSISSPVLDLVMSILYSVVPPAVNPLIYSIRNQELRDALRKLLQYTAIFTENSRTTFCS, from the coding sequence atgtccaacggcagctccatcacccacttcctcctgctggcattcgcagacacgcgggagctgcagctcttgcacttctggctcttcctggccatctacctgactgccctcctgggcaatggcctcatcatcactgccgtagcctgtgaccaccgcctccacacccccatgtacttcttcctcctcaacctcgccctcctcgacctgggctgcatctccaccactctgcccaaagccatggccaattccctctggaacaccagggccatctcctactcgggatgtgctgcccagctctttctctttctgcttttgataTCATCAGAAtattatcttctgacagtcatggcctacgaccgctacgttgccatctgcaaacccctgcactatgggtccctcctgggcagcagagcttgtgtccacatggcagcagctgcctggggcagtggctttctcaatgctctcctgcacacggccaatacattttcaatacccctctgccaaggcaatgccctagaccagttcttctgtgaaatcccccagatcctcaagctctcctgctcagactcagactacctcagggaagttgggcttcttgtgtttgctgcctttttttcttttgcgtgttttcttttcattgtggtgtcctatgtgcagatcttcagggctgtgctgaggatcccctcagagcagggacggcacaaagccttttccacgtgcctccctcacctggccgtggtctctctgtttctcagcactgcagtattttcctacctgaagcccccctccatctcctccccagtacTAGACCTAGTGATGTCcattctgtactcggtggtgcctccggcagtgaaccccctcatctacagcattaggaaccaggagctcagggatgccctgaggaaactattGCAATATACTGCAATATTCACAGAAAACAGCAGGACAACCTTCTGTTCATAA